The Ferrovibrio sp. MS7 sequence TGCACGGCGATGCAGCCGTCGCAGCGCAGCGAGATGGCGGCGGACAGGGCGATCAGCTCGCGCATCTTGTCGCCCAGGCCGCCGACCTGCTTGCCGGCGCCGCTCATGGCGCGGTAGCCGGCCACCATGTCGGGGTTGAGCTGCGCGATCGTGCCGACAGCCCCCGCGAGCTGTTTGCGATACTCGTTCCAGTCCATCATGCTCATGGCGCTTCTCCCGTTTCCGTGTTGTGACAGCATCTTGACCAAGCAGGCGGCCCTGGTCCAGAGGCCGGGCTTTAGGTATTCTCAGCCAGGTTTCCCCCGTATTTCAGGCTCAGGAACAGGCACCATGGAACATCTGTTGGAGAAGGCGATTTTCGGCAGCCGCTGGCTGATGGCGCCGTTCTATCTCGGCCTCTCCTTTTGCCTGGTGCTGCTGCTGATCAAGTTCGGGCAGGAATTGCTGCATGTCACCCCGGCGGTTCTGAGCATGACCGAGTCCGAAGTGGTGCTGTCGATCCTGGCGCTGATCGACCTCTCGCTGGCCGGCAACCTGCTGCTGCTGGTGATCTTCTCCGGCTACGAGAATTTCGTCTCCAAGATCGATG is a genomic window containing:
- a CDS encoding carboxymuconolactone decarboxylase family protein, whose protein sequence is MSMMDWNEYRKQLAGAVGTIAQLNPDMVAGYRAMSGAGKQVGGLGDKMRELIALSAAISLRCDGCIAVHTAAALKAGATEAEIAETLGVAISINAGAAMVYSARAMDAVAEYQAHKAGKAK
- a CDS encoding TIGR00645 family protein; its protein translation is MEHLLEKAIFGSRWLMAPFYLGLSFCLVLLLIKFGQELLHVTPAVLSMTESEVVLSILALIDLSLAGNLLLLVIFSGYENFVSKIDVADHKDRPEWMGKVDFSGLKLKLLASIVAISAIQLLRAFMNINSIDQVHLAWLVGIHMAFVVSGVLLAWMDRLTESNKH